The Geobacillus genomosp. 3 genome segment TCACTAACGTAAACAATGCAACTTCTTTCCCATCGAATTGAGCCCATATCCGCTCAAAAATATCCAAAACGTTTCACCTCCTTATCCACTTATAAAAACAAACGCTTCCAACTTTAAATATACTACTTTCAATAAAGTTTGTATATAACACAAACGAAGATTGTTTGGAAATTTTATACAATCTACCAGTTCAATACAAAAGCATGTAAGTTTCTTCATTATTATCCCTTCACCGAACCAGCCACTAAACCTTCAATGATACGATCGCTTAAGAACAAATACACAATCAAAATAGGCAAAATGCTGATGATCAAAGTCGCGCCAATGGCTCCCCAATCCGTTAAGTATTGTCCGACAAAGTTATTCACTCCGACTGTGATTGTTTTCCATTTTTCCGAACTAATAAATGTATTAACAAACACGAACTCATTCCAGTTGTAAATCATGTTAATGATAGCCGTAGTGGCAAGAACCGGCGCCGTCATCGGCAATGTAATCCGGAAAAAGATACGGTGAATGGAGCAACCATCTATGACAGCTGCTTCCTCGATTTCTCTCGGCAACGATTGATAAAAACCTAATAAAATCATAATCGTAATTGGCAGGTTAAAGGTCGTATACGAAAGAATGATTGAGATCGGATTATCAATTAAATTCACTTTGTTGTAAATATTAAACAACGGAATTAACGTCGAATGAAGCGGGATCATATAAGCAACCATAAACAAAGCTAAAACAACACCCTTTAATTTCCACTCCATTCTCGTCAAAGCAAACGTAACAAAACTTGCTAAAATTAATGTTAATAAAACGGCAACGACTGTATACCAAACACTATTGAAAAAATATTGACTAATACCGCCATCAAACCACGCATTAATGTAGTTTTCCCAACGAGGGGA includes the following:
- a CDS encoding carbohydrate ABC transporter permease → MGVLYFILIVVAIVQLYPLVWLFQLSLKTNQEVFGMSPFALPKSPRWENYINAWFDGGISQYFFNSVWYTVVAVLLTLILASFVTFALTRMEWKLKGVVLALFMVAYMIPLHSTLIPLFNIYNKVNLIDNPISIILSYTTFNLPITIMILLGFYQSLPREIEEAAVIDGCSIHRIFFRITLPMTAPVLATTAIINMIYNWNEFVFVNTFISSEKWKTITVGVNNFVGQYLTDWGAIGATLIISILPILIVYLFLSDRIIEGLVAGSVKG